The Maritimibacter sp. DP1N21-5 DNA window GGGCACGCAAGCTCGCCTATGCCATTTCGCTGACCGGCGGCGTCGATCCGGCAGTGGTCGCACGCATCGGCCGGGCACTGGCGGCACAGCTTGATGCGCAACCTGCACGGGCCTTCGCTTCGGGACCGGTCGAACGCGTGGGCGCGATCCTCAACTTCGCGACCGGGTCGATCCGCGAGGACGTGCTCACCGGGCTCGATGAAGAAGACGCGGCTTTCGCCGAAGAGGTGCGCAAATCCATCTTCACTTTCGCCAACATTCCCGACCGTATCGACGCCCGCGACATTCCCAAGATCACGCGCGACGTGGATCAGGCCGTTCTGATCACCGCGCTCGCCGGAGCGACCGGAACGCTCGAGAAGGTAAGCAACTTCATCCTCGAGTCGATCTCCAAACGCATGGCCGACCAGTTCCGCGAGGAAATGTCCAACCTCGGCAAGGTGAAACCCAAGGATGCGGAAGAGGCGATGGGTGCCATCGTCGCCGCCATCCGCGCCCTCGAGGCCTCGGGCGAGATCATGCTCCTGTCAGGCGAGGACGACTGACGTCCTTCGCCCAGCGTGCGTGATTTGAACCAAACCGTCACATTGCGCAGGCCGCGATGCAGGCTTAGGGTCGCGCGATGACGATGCCCTCTGCCCTTCCCGCCCCGGACCTGGCCCAGAATCCGGCCAAGGGCATCCTGCTTTACATGGTCGGGATCTTCTTCATGTCCTCGATGGACGTGATGGCGAAGATCGTGGTGCAGGACGTGCATGTCGCGATGGCGGTCTGGGCGCGCTATGCCGGGCAGACGGTTGTGGTCACGCTGTTTTTCCTGCCCAAGCTCGGCACCATCGCGCGCACCCGCTATCCCGGCATTCAGTTCGCGCGCTCGGTGCTCCTGCTCCTTGGCACCTCGATGTTCTTTCTGTCCCTGACGCAGCTCGGCCTGGCCGAAGCGACGGCGATCATGGACATCAATCCGATCCTGATCACGCTCGGGGGCGCGCTGTTTCTTGGCGAACGCTTCGGGCCCCGCCGCGCCTTCGGCGTGGTGGCCGCGCTGGTGGGGGCCCTCATCATCATCCGGCCCGGCAGCGCGGTCTTCCAGCCCGCGGCGGTCTTTCCCCTGATTGCGGCCTGTGGTTATGGCGGCTTCGTGCTGCTCACCCGGCGCGTTGGCGGAAACGAGGATCCACGCACCTCGCTTTTCTACGCGGCGATGCTAGGGGCGCTCGCCACCAGCATTGCCGTGCCCTTTTTCTGGACAACGCCGGCACCGCTCACGGTCCTGTTCATGGTGGTGATCGGGATTTTCGGCGCCTGCGGTCAGTTCTTCCTGATCCGCGCCGTGCAATTTGCCGAAGCCGGGGCAATCGCGCCCTTCTCCTATCTCGGGCTTCTGATCGCGGCCTTCTGGGGCATGGTGATCTTCGGCGACTTCCCGGATCTCGCCACCTGGATCGGGGCCGCGATCATCGTGGCCGCGGGACTTTACGTCTGGCACCGGGAACGGGTAGCGGGCTGAAACGGCCTGACGTCAGTCGAGTTTGTAGGCCGCCAGCACGCGGCCCGGTCCGGGCTCTTGCAGGACGAGCGCATAGCGTCCCTCGGCATCGGCGGGGGCGTCGATGGTGATCTCGCCCTGCCCGTCCCAAGTCGCGACATGGTCCCAGCTTTCGACAATGTTCGCATAAGTCATCGTCTTGCCGGCGTTCTCGCCGTGCTCGATGTTCACGGTTTCCTGCGGGTTGTAGCGCACGAGGTCGATCAGGATCTGGCCGGGAAGCGTCTTGCCTTCTTTTGGAACGCAGCGGATCGTGACACTTCCCCCTGAAAAGTCGGCGTCCACGTCGACATCGGCCAGCGCGGCCTCGTGAACCTCCATATAGTCCATGAGTTTCATGGGCTTGTAGCCCACCACGTGATCCGTCCCTCCCACGACCATCTGCGGCGTGTAAATCGTCGAGGCACCGGCGCGATGGGCATAGGCCTTCTGGCGCGTGGTGTGTTCTGGCCGCGCGAAGACATCGGCCCAGCCGATGTAATCCCAGTAATCGACGTGGAGCGCGAGGGGCAGTACATCGTCCCGGGTCGCCAGTTCGAGCAGAAGCTCGTCGGC harbors:
- a CDS encoding DMT family transporter; this translates as MTMPSALPAPDLAQNPAKGILLYMVGIFFMSSMDVMAKIVVQDVHVAMAVWARYAGQTVVVTLFFLPKLGTIARTRYPGIQFARSVLLLLGTSMFFLSLTQLGLAEATAIMDINPILITLGGALFLGERFGPRRAFGVVAALVGALIIIRPGSAVFQPAAVFPLIAACGYGGFVLLTRRVGGNEDPRTSLFYAAMLGALATSIAVPFFWTTPAPLTVLFMVVIGIFGACGQFFLIRAVQFAEAGAIAPFSYLGLLIAAFWGMVIFGDFPDLATWIGAAIIVAAGLYVWHRERVAG
- a CDS encoding thioredoxin family protein — its product is MRGWIGAGAFGVAALVATIGSANESPVVLVELFTSQGCNSCPPADELLLELATRDDVLPLALHVDYWDYIGWADVFARPEHTTRQKAYAHRAGASTIYTPQMVVGGTDHVVGYKPMKLMDYMEVHEAALADVDVDADFSGGSVTIRCVPKEGKTLPGQILIDLVRYNPQETVNIEHGENAGKTMTYANIVESWDHVATWDGQGEITIDAPADAEGRYALVLQEPGPGRVLAAYKLD